The proteins below come from a single Acidimicrobiales bacterium genomic window:
- a CDS encoding AAA family ATPase, with protein sequence MAGVDVWAAHFGLTRTPFTKTIPANKLFDRAAHGEAVARIHYCINEAALGVVVGDTGAGKTVAVRAAVAGLDRTKFTLVYLSNPSGGCRGLYVAIATALGATPRFHKAEAINQAAALLAAEEHERHRRVVFVIDEAHLLTPEQLEEIRLLSNAEMDSASPFAAILLGQPTLATRLRQGIFAALDQRISVRYSIGGMDLAESIGYLRHHLSHAGRTDPLIADDAAARLHRYANGLPRALNNAATAALMAAAADSKSIVDDACAKKAIAELTRT encoded by the coding sequence ATGGCCGGCGTCGACGTGTGGGCCGCCCACTTCGGGCTCACCCGCACCCCGTTCACCAAGACCATCCCGGCCAACAAGCTCTTCGACCGGGCCGCCCACGGCGAGGCCGTCGCCCGCATCCACTACTGCATCAACGAAGCCGCCCTCGGCGTGGTCGTCGGTGACACCGGCGCGGGCAAGACCGTGGCCGTGCGCGCCGCGGTCGCCGGACTCGATCGGACCAAGTTCACACTCGTCTACCTGTCCAACCCGTCCGGAGGATGTCGTGGCCTCTACGTCGCGATCGCCACCGCCCTCGGCGCCACCCCCCGGTTCCACAAGGCAGAAGCCATCAACCAGGCCGCAGCGCTGCTCGCCGCCGAAGAACACGAACGCCACCGCCGCGTCGTTTTCGTGATCGACGAAGCCCATCTCCTGACACCCGAGCAGCTCGAGGAGATCCGATTGCTGTCGAACGCCGAGATGGACTCGGCGTCCCCGTTCGCCGCGATCCTGCTCGGTCAACCGACGCTGGCGACCCGGCTCCGCCAAGGGATCTTCGCCGCCCTCGACCAGCGCATCAGCGTCCGCTACAGCATCGGCGGGATGGACCTCGCCGAGTCCATCGGCTACCTGCGCCACCATTTGTCCCACGCCGGTCGGACCGACCCGCTCATCGCCGATGACGCCGCCGCCCGCCTGCACCGCTACGCCAACGGGCTGCCCCGAGCGCTCAACAACGCCGCCACCGCCGCCCTCATGGCCGCCGCCGCTGACAGCAAGAGCATCGTCGACGACGCCTGCGCCAAGAAAGCCATCGCGGAACTCACCCGCACCTGA
- a CDS encoding Mu transposase C-terminal domain-containing protein → MAYIRQSFIAEMEVRGIPSFEELNDMFMAWAEQVANARIHAETKQTPIERFLADFTPAIPPPALLAEAFRWSLTRRVAKTATVNLLANRYGVDPALIGRTIELRFDPEDLTRIDVFDHGVPAGAAVPFVIGRHVHPAVPQAAPPPAPADIEPGIDYMGLVQAAHTETLGEGSISYRDVRLPGFEDFDEPGDNNDTDHHAGNEAAS, encoded by the coding sequence GTGGCCTATATCCGCCAGTCGTTCATCGCCGAGATGGAAGTCCGGGGCATCCCGAGCTTCGAAGAGCTCAACGACATGTTCATGGCCTGGGCCGAGCAGGTCGCGAACGCGCGGATCCACGCCGAGACGAAGCAGACGCCGATCGAACGGTTCCTCGCCGACTTCACGCCGGCCATCCCGCCGCCGGCGCTGCTCGCCGAGGCGTTCCGGTGGAGCCTCACCCGCAGGGTCGCCAAGACGGCCACGGTCAACCTGCTGGCGAACCGCTACGGGGTCGACCCGGCGCTCATCGGGCGGACCATCGAGCTGCGGTTCGACCCCGAGGACCTCACCCGCATCGACGTGTTCGACCACGGTGTCCCCGCTGGCGCGGCCGTCCCGTTCGTGATCGGCCGTCACGTCCATCCCGCCGTCCCGCAAGCCGCCCCGCCACCGGCCCCGGCTGACATCGAGCCGGGCATCGACTACATGGGCCTCGTGCAGGCCGCCCACACCGAGACGCTCGGCGAAGGCTCGATCTCCTATCGCGACGTGCGCCTCCCCGGCTTCGAGGACTTCGACGAGCCCGGCGACAACAACGACACCGATCACCACGCCGGCAACGAGGCGGCGAGCTGA